CAGAAGATATTGTGTCTGAGAGCACCAGATGTTTCAACTCCACCAGATTTATTCCCAACTAATAAACAGGGGTATTTTGCTGAGCAAAAATCATACACACCTCACAAAGTTGTTCTCAAAGAATTCAAAATTGTTAACTCCACTCATCTTAGATATAATGTACATCATTTGTTTTGTCTACATCTTGGTTtgtcttgtttgttttaataGTATATTTTGGCAAATTTTCACATTAGTTGATTAACTAACCATCCCGAGGTGAGTTCTGACCTGGAGTATTGAGATTtagacagcccttaaaatggccTGATCAGAGCCCTACTCGTAAGAGCAGTTTAAAGCCTGGTTAAGATCTTATTTAAAAGTTGGGCTATGAACTGTAACTGACATATGTGCATACTATTTGAAGGgtttttgatattttataaTAGACAATAAAATTCATAGAGGGAAAAGACATGCCACTTCACTTGCTTTGCTTCTTCGGATTTTGCATCCTAAGGGGGTGGAGCTAAGATGTAAGGCAAAGGAAAGAACATAAACTAGGATGTacaataagaaataaaaaatcatcTTTACATGCTGCATTGAGCTCTTTGGCCTGTTCCTGTGATGGGGCATCTTTACATGCTGCACTGAGCTCTTTGGCCTGTTCCTGTGATGGGGCATCTTTACATGCTGCATTTAGATCTTTGGCCTGTTCCTGTGATGGGGCATCTTTACATGCTGCACTGAGCTCTTTGGCCTGTTCCTGTGATGGAGCATCTTTACATGCTGCACTGAGGTCTTTGGCCTGTTGCTGCGATGGGTCAGCGATGTCACCATGTCTGGAAGAGCAAGACTTCCCTATAAACATAAATCAACAGGTGGTGAGGATTTTCTAGATAAAAAGTACATGTCATGTTACTTATAATCTCAGtagttaaacatgaaaaagtatTTACTGGCATTAGCAACTGTAAAAACTAACATTGATTTGTCTTATTACATTTACATCTATGCATTTGGGAGACGCTTTCATCCAAAATGACTTTCTACAATTAATTAAGTTAATTATACCTTACTTGCAGTTACTTATACCTTTTTCAGCTTTAAAACTATAGCTGTGATCAGCAgcaatgtgttgtttttgcttTACGTGGTCTATTTTTGTAGGTTCAGGGGTGCATTGTGGTGCAATTTCCCTTCTCTTTTTGACCACAGCACACCGGCCGAAGAGTGTGGGAACAGCATCTGGTTTTAGTCTAATCTTGGCCCTTCTGGTCTTGACAAACTGGTCTGCCTCAAAATGTGCCTGCAGAATAACTTGAGATTACTTCCCATACAAAACTCATTTTGATTAtcaaacatactgtacatattcCTCCCTGGGTTATGGTAGACCCTATTTTTAATAAAGTACACTTAAGTATGATAATTACctcacaaatttttttattgttgtaatCTTTAGTTATATTTAGATCCTGTCCGGACCTGTTGACTTCAACCAGCCATTTTTTTCTTCTCTCTGTGTCAGTGGGGAAACCATACATGCGTACACCTTTCTCTGAGCGATTGGAACATCCCAATACAGTACAGCCAACCATTGTGGATACTATACAAGGGCAACATGGacacaaacaaaatatttgACAAACTAattagttaataaaataaatgacaacTCTCACattaaacatacattaaaaatTCATTGCTGTAAATAAGTGCACAGCAAATATCAAATGGatgtatatattattgtttataaaaatatgttttaagtttGTATTACAAATAGATTTTGGAAAATATGGATTTGAAAAATTCTCCAGTAGtgctataatttttttataaatgtataacagTTTGTTAAATTGAGCATGTCCTTTACCTTACCTAACTCAGGTTCTTTGTGCTCACATAATTATATTAGCAGCATAAAGGGAAAAACTATAGCTGAGTGAGAATTGGTTATCAGTCAAC
Above is a window of Paramisgurnus dabryanus chromosome 13, PD_genome_1.1, whole genome shotgun sequence DNA encoding:
- the LOC135728005 gene encoding uncharacterized protein isoform X1, whose amino-acid sequence is MVGCTVLGCSNRSEKGVRMYGFPTDTERRKKWLVEVNRSGQDLNITKDYNNKKICEAHFEADQFVKTRRAKIRLKPDAVPTLFGRCAVVKKRREIAPQCTPEPTKIDHVKQKQHIAADHSYSFKAEKGKSCSSRHGDIADPSQQQAKDLSAACKDAPSQEQAKELSAACKDAPSQEQAKDLNAACKDAPSQEQAKELSAACKDAPSQEQAKELNAASKQKDVDDALVDMIIKDSQPFSVVEDEGFRALVKKLDPAYVLPTRDGLKIMVAARYRRTKNLTGSKEIKPVLLKSLNKNS
- the LOC135728005 gene encoding uncharacterized protein isoform X2: MVGCTVLGCSNRSEKGVRMYGFPTDTERRKKWLVEVNRSGQDLNITKDYNNKKICEAHFEADQFVKTRRAKIRLKPDAVPTLFGRCAVVKKRREIAPQCTPEPTKIDHVKQKQHIAADHSYSFKAEKGKSCSSRHGDIADPSQQQAKDLSAACKDAPSQEQAKELSAACKDAPSQEQAKDLNAACKDAPSQEQAKELSAASKQKDVDDALVDMIIKDSQPFSVVEDEGFRALVKKLDPAYVLPTRDGLKIMVAARYRRTKNLTGSKEIKPVLLKSLNKNS